The Procambarus clarkii isolate CNS0578487 chromosome 56, FALCON_Pclarkii_2.0, whole genome shotgun sequence genome includes a region encoding these proteins:
- the LOC138353042 gene encoding defective chorion protein, FC106 isoform-like, with amino-acid sequence MRHIDVNKKAIYENQRPVDVNKRPIHLILKLIDVNQRQIDVHQIPIDVNQRPIDVNQRLINVNQRPIDKNERPINVNWRPIDVNQRPVDVNLKPIDINQRPIDINQRAIDVNQRPVDVNEKPIDKLIDINQRQIDVNQRPIDVNQKPIDVNQRPVDVNQRVIDVNQRPIDKNERPINVNWRPIYINQRPIDVNQRPIDVNQRPIDVNQTLLSEAH; translated from the exons ATGAGACAtattgatgtaaataagaaagCAATTTATGAAAATCAGAGACCAGTTGATGTAAATAAGAGACCAATTCATCTAATTTTGAAACTAATTGATGTAAATCAAAGACAAATTGATGTACATCAGATACCAATTGATGTAAATCAGAGACCAATTGATGTAAATCAAAGACTAATTAATGTAAATCAGAGACCAATTGATAAAAATGAGAGACCGATTAATGTAAATTGGAGACCAATTGATGTAAATCAGAGACCGGTTGATGTAAATCTGAAACCAATTGATATAAATCAGAGACCAATTGATATAAATCAGAGAGCAATTGATGTAAATCAGAGACCAGTTGATGTAAATGAGAAACCAATTGAT AAACTAATTGATATAAATCAAAGACAAATTGATGTAAATCAGAGACCAATTGATGTAAATCAGAAACCAATTGATGTAAATCAGAGACCAGTTGATGTAAATCAAAGAGTAATTGATGTAAATCAGAGACCAATTGATAAAAATGAGAGACCGATTAATGTAAATTGGAGACCAATTTATATAAATCAGAGACCAATTGATGTAAATCAGAGACCAATTGATGTAAATCAGAGACCAATTGATGTAAATCAAACACTGCTTTCAGAAGCTCACTAA